A single region of the Bacteroidota bacterium genome encodes:
- a CDS encoding PPK2 family polyphosphate kinase, which produces MKKHIDLDKMSTLPDKKINKAEADIEMVKLTEQLTDIQDKLYAQNKYAVLIVLQGMDTAGKDSAVKHVFSGVNPAGCNVKSFKAPTEEESAHHFLWRISKECPPKGMIKIFNRSHYEDVLVPMVNKLLSKKELEDRCHEINTFEKGLVKNNTIIIKFFLHISHEEQEERLAERKTNPRKQWKYQKGDVKDIAMHKHFKNAYEFIFENCDNAVNWHVIPADKKWYKNYAILQQIVKTLSLYDIDYPKIKK; this is translated from the coding sequence ATGAAAAAACATATTGATTTAGATAAAATGTCAACGCTACCTGATAAAAAAATAAACAAAGCGGAGGCAGACATTGAAATGGTTAAGCTCACTGAACAGCTCACCGATATACAAGATAAGTTATATGCGCAAAACAAATATGCCGTATTGATTGTGTTACAAGGTATGGATACTGCCGGAAAAGACAGTGCTGTTAAACATGTTTTTTCAGGTGTAAATCCGGCAGGGTGCAATGTAAAATCATTTAAAGCACCTACTGAGGAAGAAAGTGCTCATCACTTTTTATGGCGCATCAGTAAAGAATGCCCACCCAAAGGAATGATAAAAATATTTAATCGTTCGCATTACGAAGATGTTTTGGTACCAATGGTTAACAAATTACTAAGCAAAAAAGAATTAGAAGACCGTTGCCACGAAATAAATACATTTGAAAAAGGCTTGGTAAAAAACAATACCATTATCATCAAGTTCTTTCTTCACATTTCGCACGAGGAACAAGAGGAACGACTGGCAGAAAGAAAAACCAATCCACGTAAGCAATGGAAGTACCAGAAAGGTGATGTGAAGGACATAGCTATGCATAAGCACTTTAAAAATGCTTATGAGTTTATTTTTGAAAACTGCGATAATGCAGTAAACTGGCATGTTATACCGGCCGATAAAAAATGGTATAAGAACTATGCTATTTTACAACAGATAGTAAAAACACTATCGCTTTACGATATTGACTACCCCAAAATAAAAAAGTAA
- a CDS encoding DNA starvation/stationary phase protection protein, whose protein sequence is MKPQIGIAEKDLKISIDMLSTILADEMILYVKTRKFHWNVSGESFMELHQLFQRQYESLEQLIDSIAERISKLGGKTIGTMNEFSKLTRLKESPNKYPSQKEMLKELLADYEKLIVEIRKDIDKSKDKDVVTIDFLTGVMEQHETTAWVLRRYLN, encoded by the coding sequence ATGAAACCACAAATAGGCATTGCAGAAAAAGACTTAAAGATAAGCATTGATATGCTTTCAACCATTTTAGCTGATGAAATGATTCTATATGTAAAAACAAGAAAATTTCATTGGAATGTATCAGGTGAAAGTTTTATGGAATTACACCAGTTATTCCAACGCCAGTATGAGTCGTTAGAACAGCTCATTGACTCCATTGCTGAACGCATAAGCAAACTGGGAGGTAAAACCATTGGCACCATGAATGAGTTTAGTAAATTAACCAGACTAAAAGAGTCGCCCAATAAATACCCTTCACAAAAAGAAATGTTAAAAGAACTATTGGCTGATTACGAAAAACTGATAGTTGAAATACGTAAGGATATAGACAAAAGCAAAGACAAAGATGTTGTTACCATTGATTTTTTAACCGGAGTTATGGAGCAACACGAAACCACTGCCTGGGTGCTTAGACGTTACTTAAACTAA
- a CDS encoding ABC transporter permease: MATFFMFMGRFFKEMVQPPYEINEIAKQSYLIGYKSLSLVGTTGFIMGLVLTIQSRPTLAEFGAESWLPAMISVSIVREIGPVITALICAGKVGSSIGAELASMRVTEQIDAMEVSGINPFKYVIVTRVLATTLMLPILTIFNDVISMLGSFAGVNIKGSVSFYLYFAQAFAQLSFTDVFPSLIKTIFFGLSIGLIACYKGYNANKGTEGVGLAANSSVVLTSLMVFVIDIVAVQITSLFIN, encoded by the coding sequence ATGGCTACGTTTTTTATGTTTATGGGTCGTTTCTTTAAAGAAATGGTTCAACCACCATACGAGATAAATGAAATAGCTAAACAATCCTATTTAATTGGATACAAATCGCTTTCACTGGTGGGCACTACCGGCTTTATTATGGGCTTGGTTTTAACCATTCAATCGCGGCCAACCTTAGCCGAGTTTGGTGCTGAATCATGGCTTCCGGCTATGATATCAGTTTCTATAGTACGTGAAATAGGCCCTGTTATTACCGCTTTAATTTGTGCCGGTAAAGTGGGTTCAAGCATTGGTGCTGAATTAGCCTCTATGCGTGTAACCGAACAAATTGATGCCATGGAAGTTTCAGGTATCAACCCTTTTAAATACGTTATTGTAACACGTGTATTGGCTACTACTTTAATGCTTCCTATCTTAACCATTTTTAACGATGTAATTTCTATGCTGGGTTCATTTGCCGGTGTAAACATAAAAGGCAGTGTAAGCTTTTACTTATACTTTGCACAAGCCTTTGCACAACTGAGCTTTACCGATGTTTTTCCTTCGTTAATTAAAACCATTTTCTTTGGTTTAAGCATTGGTTTAATAGCTTGCTATAAAGGTTACAATGCCAACAAAGGAACCGAAGGTGTTGGACTGGCCGCTAACTCGTCAGTAGTGCTTACTTCGTTAATGGTTTTTGTTATAGATATAGTAGCTGTTCAAATTACCAGCCTTTTTATAAACTAA
- a CDS encoding ATP-binding cassette domain-containing protein — MKAEKKETNAGETVVQIEHLKKSFGTNHVLVDINLNIKKGENVVVLGKSGSGKSVLIKCLVGLIEPDDGKLIVFDKNMMELDNKELNAMRKKIGFLFQSGALYDSMSVRENLAFPLRDAKDLSKEDITKLIEEALANVGLSESIDKSPAELSGGMRKRLGLARTLILKPDIMLYDEPTTGLDPITSKEISELIIKVQKQNNTSSIIITHDMPCAKITANRIVVFKEGEIAAEGTYEELEKSEDEWIRSFFE; from the coding sequence ATGAAAGCTGAAAAGAAAGAAACAAACGCTGGTGAAACTGTTGTACAAATAGAGCATTTAAAAAAATCGTTTGGTACCAACCATGTATTGGTTGATATTAATTTAAACATTAAGAAAGGTGAAAACGTAGTTGTATTAGGTAAATCAGGTAGCGGAAAATCAGTATTGATTAAATGTCTGGTAGGGCTTATAGAGCCTGATGATGGTAAGCTGATCGTATTTGATAAAAATATGATGGAGCTTGATAACAAGGAATTAAATGCCATGCGGAAAAAAATTGGCTTCCTGTTTCAAAGTGGCGCATTATACGATTCTATGTCAGTGCGTGAGAATTTAGCTTTTCCTTTACGCGATGCAAAAGATTTAAGCAAAGAAGATATAACCAAATTAATAGAAGAAGCCTTGGCCAATGTAGGCCTTTCTGAATCTATTGATAAATCGCCTGCTGAGCTATCAGGCGGTATGCGTAAACGTCTGGGTTTGGCGCGCACACTCATTCTTAAACCCGACATCATGTTATACGATGAGCCAACTACAGGACTTGACCCTATTACCTCCAAAGAAATAAGCGAGCTAATAATAAAAGTACAAAAGCAAAACAATACCTCTTCTATAATTATAACACACGATATGCCTTGTGCTAAAATAACAGCCAACCGTATAGTAGTTTTTAAAGAAGGGGAAATAGCCGCAGAAGGCACCTATGAAGAGCTCGAAAAATCAGAAGATGAATGGATACGTTCTTTCTTTGAATAA